GCCCGAAGGCAGCACGCTCGGCACGCCGCCCGAAGACGATCGCCATCGCGAGGAGGGCGAGCACGAAGCCCAGGATGCCCACGTAGATCGGGTGGTCGATCAAGAAACCGATCGCGAGGAGGACACCGAAGGTGACGATTCCCACACCCGCGACGACAAGACCGATCTTGGAGTCGGTCCGCCTGGTCATCTTGTAGGTCAGGGCGATCTGCTTGAGCCGCCCCGCGTTCTCGGCGCTGTCCGCGCCTTCAGTGGATTCTGCCTTCCTCGCCATGCAATGAAGTTTACGTGGCCTAGGAACGGTGGTCGGCCACGGCCTCCAGTACGTACTCGGACTCGACCCGGTCCTTGGCCCGGCGGCGGTCTTCGAGGACCGCTGTCCAGGCGTTTCGGCGGGCGGTGCGCTGGCCGCTGCTCAGCAGCAGCGACTCGACGGCGCGGAGGGCATCGGTGACGGACGGAAGGGCGGTGGCGCGTACCGGCACGGCCTGCATCGTGGAAGTCCCCTCGGAACGGATGCGCTCACCGGGCGGTGCCCGGCGGGCGGAGTGTGCTGCGCGGACTGGATACGGGACGCAGGGGCGGCAGCGGCTGCCGGTGCCTCTCCCGGAAGGCTCAGCCCCCGTCGGGGCGAATACTGCCGGTCACGGCGCCGGAACCACTGCGCTGCGTGTTATCCAGGGTCACTGCTTGGTGTTACCAGCGCATGACCGGTCGGTCAAACACCAATGAAACCTTGATATCGGCGCCGCGCACGCCGACGCGGCCCATACGCGCCTCCGACCTGCGAGGAGCGCATGGGCCGCGTCGAATCAGCCGTTACTGCTCAGTAGCTTCTTGTGCTCGGATTCACACGGGCTCTGTTACGCGGTCGGCGCCGGAGCCACCGCGCCACGCCGCTCCATCGCCTGCTGGAACAGCCGGCCCGCACGGTACGAGGAGCGGACCAGCGGCCCGGACATCACACCGGAGTAGCCGATCGCGTCGGCCTCCTCCTTGAGCTCCACGAACTCGTGCGGCTTCACCCAGCGCTCGACCGGGTGGTGGCGCGGGGTCGGCCGCAGGTACTGCGTGATCGTGATGAGCTCGCAACCCGCGTCGTGCAGGTCCCGGAGGGCCTGGCTGACTTCCTCGCGGGTCTCGCCCATGCCGAGGATCAGGTTGGACTTGGTCACCAGACCGGCCTCGCGGGCGCGGGTGATGACCTCCAGGGAACGCTCGTAACGGAAGCCGGGGCGGATCCGCTTGAAGATCCGCGGCACCGTCTCCACGTTGTGGCCCAGCACCTCGGGGCGCGAGGAGAAGACCTCGGCGAGCTGCGCGGGCTCCGCGTTGAAGTCGGGGATCAGCAGCTCGACCTTGGTGTAGCCGCCCTCCCGCTCCGCCGTCTGCGCGTGGATCTGGCGCACGGTCTCGGCGTAGAGCCAGGCGCCGCCGTCCTCCAGGTCGTCGCGCGCGACGCCCGTGATGGTGGCGTAGTTCAGGTCCATCGTGACGACCGACTCGCCGACGCGGCGGGGCTCGTCGCGGTCCAGCTCCTGCGGCTTGCCCGTGTCGATCTGACAGAAGTCACAGCGGCGGGTGCACTGGTCACCGCCGATGAGGAACGTGGCCTCGCGGTCCTCCCAGCACTCGAAGATGTTGGGGCAGCCGGCCTCCTGGCACACCGTGTGCAGACCCTCGCTCTTCACGAGCTTCTGCAGCTGGTTGTACTCGGGGCCCATCTTCGCCCGGGTTTTGATCCACTCGGGCTTGCGCTCGATGGGGGTCTGGCTGTTCCGGACCTCAAGGCGCAGCATCTTGCGCCCGTCGGGTGCGACAGCGGACACTCCGGCACTCCCCTTTGCTTTCGCTGCATTGGATTCTTCGGCGAACACCAGGGTACGCCCGTGGTTCATACGGCTTTACGTCTGCCCAACCTGTGGCCGGCAGGGCCTATTCCCGGAGGGGTGCTCCGAGGGTCAGGCCGTGGCCACGGCATCGTCTTTGCGCTCGACGGTACGCGGCGCGAGCTCGGCGTTCTCCAGGATGTCCCGGAGGTGCTTCTCGGCGACCGGGAGCACATCGGCGATCGTGATCTCGCGGCCGAGTTCGTAACTGAGCGAGGTGACGCCGGCGTCCCGGATGCCGCACGGCACGATCCGGTCGAACCAGGTGGTGTCCGGGTTCACGTTGAAGGA
This genomic interval from Streptomyces sp. NBC_00464 contains the following:
- the lipA gene encoding lipoyl synthase, which produces MSAVAPDGRKMLRLEVRNSQTPIERKPEWIKTRAKMGPEYNQLQKLVKSEGLHTVCQEAGCPNIFECWEDREATFLIGGDQCTRRCDFCQIDTGKPQELDRDEPRRVGESVVTMDLNYATITGVARDDLEDGGAWLYAETVRQIHAQTAEREGGYTKVELLIPDFNAEPAQLAEVFSSRPEVLGHNVETVPRIFKRIRPGFRYERSLEVITRAREAGLVTKSNLILGMGETREEVSQALRDLHDAGCELITITQYLRPTPRHHPVERWVKPHEFVELKEEADAIGYSGVMSGPLVRSSYRAGRLFQQAMERRGAVAPAPTA
- a CDS encoding SCO2195 family GlnR-regulated protein — encoded protein: MQAVPVRATALPSVTDALRAVESLLLSSGQRTARRNAWTAVLEDRRRAKDRVESEYVLEAVADHRS